One stretch of Kwoniella newhampshirensis strain CBS 13917 chromosome 5, whole genome shotgun sequence DNA includes these proteins:
- a CDS encoding pre-mRNA-splicing factor SLU7, with the protein MLQPNGAPSAGKLSREEFRRQKDLEAARKAGTAPAAVDEEGNAINPHIPEYITRAPWYADSGKPSLSHQRRPDEGTPHLKIDEWYDRGAKAGPAAKKYRKGACENCGAMTHKKQDCVERPRKRGAKFSNKDIAPDEVVQSFEADYDAKRDRWNGYDPSSYKTIVDEYEAMEEARKKYREEEIDKQTSTDMAAVKKVAKKEKEEDDDFGSSDEEDDDEDKYADAADQVGQKLDTKTRITVRNLRIREDTAKYLLNLDEGSAYYDPKTRSMRDAPVQGMAPEDMKFAGDNFERFSGDATNIQKLQMFAWQSSQRGNNVNILANPTAGELLHKEFQKKKEVLKDTSKVSILAKYGGEEHLERLPRELLNGQTEDYVEYSRSGQVVKGRERATARSKYEEDVFINNHTAVWGSFFDLETSQWGYGCCHSVISGSYCTGEAGKSANNASSVSALLSTADERRRIEETAEAERKSLAEQHLEDIASGKISKKGKERELPTYGKRAEDGDEIDLDKSRLKKALEEEKKRKKMGEDEAWQQTKKSKTTDVSQEELEAYRLSRSAFDDPMANYKDPEE; encoded by the exons ATGCTTCAGCCAAACG GCGCGCCCTCAGCAGGCAAGCTCTCCCGTGAAGAGTTCCGACGTCAGAAAGACCTGGAAGCCGCTCGTAAAGCTGGTACTGCTCCCGCTGcggttgacgaggaaggaaacGCCATCAATCCCCATATCCCCGAATACATCACTCGAGCACCATGGTATGCCGACAGTGGAAAGCCATCGCTATCACATCAACGTCGACCGGATGAAGGCACTCCCCATctcaagatcgatgagtGGTATGACCGAGGTGCAAAGGCCGGGCCTGCCGCGAAGAAATATCGCAAGGGTGCCTGTGAGAACTGTGGAGCTATGACGCATAAGAAACAGGATTGCGTGGAAAGACCCAGAAAGAGAGGTGCAAAGTTCTCCAACAAGGATATCGCCCCGGACGAGGTGGTGCAGAGCTTTGAGGCTGACTACGATGCCAAGCGGGATAGGTGGAATGGTTATGACCCAAGCTCGTACAAAACGATTGTTGACGAGTACGAagcgatggaagaggcgaggaagaagtatcgagaagaggagatcgacaaGCAGACATCGACAGATATGGCCGCGGTCAAGAAGGTGGCcaaaaaggagaaggaagaggatgacgattTCGGTTcgagcgatgaagaggacgacgatgaggacaaATACGCGGATGCGGCCGATCAAGTTGGCCAGAAGCTGGATACAAAGACACGAATCACAGTCAGAAATCTGCGTATCCGAGAAGACACGGCGAAATACTTGCTCAACTTGGACGAGGGTTCAGCGTACTACGATCCCAAGACTAGATCCATGCGAGATGCTCCTGTACAGGGCATGGCTCcggaagat ATGAAATTCGCAGGAGACAACTTTGAGCGATTTTCAGGTGACGCGACAAATATCCAGAAGCTTCAAATGTTCGCTTGGCAATCTTCGCAACGAGGGAACAACGTCAACATCTTGGCCAATCCGACTGCGGGAGAATTGCTTCACAAAGAGttccagaagaagaaggaggtgctGAAGGATACCAGCAAGGTCTCGATATTGGCGAAATACGGCGGTGAGGAGCATCTAGAGAGGTTGCCTCGGGAGCTGTTGAATGGGCAAACGGAGGATT ACGTGGAGTACTCGAGATCTGGTCAAGTCGTCAAAGGTCGAGAAAGGGCCACGGCCCGATCAAAgtacgaggaggatg tcttcatcaacaaccACACGGCCGTTTGGGGCTCtttcttcgacctcgagaCGTCTCAATGGGGTTACGGCTGTTGTCATTCGGTCATTTCCGGATCATACTGTACTGGAGAAGCTGGTAAATCTGCGAACAACGCATCGTCCGTTTCCGCTCTCCTTTCGACAGCAGACGAACGACGTCGGATTGAAGAGACAGCCGaggcggagaggaagagccTAGCAGAACAACACTTGGAAGATATCGCTTCTGGTAAAATCAGCAAAAAGggcaaggagagagagtTGCCTACATatgggaagagagcggaagatggggatgagaTTGATTTGGATAAGAGTAGATtgaagaaggctttggaagaggagaagaagaggaagaagatgggtgaggatgaggctTGGCAACAGACTaagaagagcaagacgACAGATGTCAGTCAAGAagagcttg AGGCGTACAGGCTATCCAGATCGGCATTCGATGACCCGATGGCCAATTACAAGGATCCGGAGGAGTAG
- a CDS encoding branchpoint-bridging protein — protein sequence MWRPAAKTTGTNDVPIGNKRRFGLPEEAPPPSAPPSHGARPPASDMQFFNGRREPEREDFGRRDDRHRDDDRRRDDYRRDDRDGGRDRYDDRARDDDRDRGRDRESRDRDAGGEEGPRKRRSRWGDASARVDVPGLPVAVMGNVSQHELDNYAIHVRLEEINRKLRTGDVVPPDGQRSPSPPPQYDAYGRRSNTREIRYRKKLEDERARLVDRAMKSDPNFRPPAEFQQQRRQGRPQEKVYIPVKEFPEINFFGLLVGPRGNSLKNMERLSGAKISIRGKGSVKEGKGRPGNFPQDEEDELHCLITSEDESKVRACVDLINKVIETAASTPEGQNDHKRNQLRELASLNGTLRDDENQLCQNCGEKGHRRWECPQQRVYSANVICRLCGGAGHMARDCRGRGDPNLSQNKQTAFDSEYSALMAELGEGGPGGPSSGRPAAAIGGAPVPESRVPPWRLPENWQNNPGFRGPPGGGGGFQPQNGFQQQHQQGYNQNAGYGYGGGGGGGGGGYQGGPPGGAADPYAAYYASMGQQAPQTA from the exons ATGTGGCGACCAGCAGCCAAAACCACCGGTACTAACGAT GTACCAATCGGTAACAAACGTCGTTTCGGTCTTCCCGAGGAGGCCCCTCCCCCTTCCGCACCGCCATCTCATGGTGCTCGACCACCTGCCTCTGACATGCAGTTCTTCAACGGTAGACGAGAACCCGAAAGAGAGGACTTTGGACGACGGGATGACCGACACCGTGACGACGACAGGCGAAGGGATGATTACCGTCGTGATGACAGGGATGGCGGTAGAGACAGATATGACGATCGGGCTCGGGATGATGACAGGGACAGAGGGAGGGACAGAGAAAGCAGAGACAGAGACGCgggtggtgaag AGGGTCCTCGAAAACGTCGTTCGCGATGGGGTGATGCTTCCGCTCGTGTCGATGTACCTGGTCTCCCCGTCGCTGTCATGGGCAACGTGTCTCAACACGAACTTGATAACTATGCCATTCACGTTCGACTTGAAGAGATCAACCGAAAGCTTCGAACTGGCGATGTCGTACCTCCTGACGGACAACGATCTCcctcgcctccacctcaatACGATGCCTACGGTCGACGAAGCAACACCCGTGAGATCCGTTACCGCaagaagctggaagacGAGCGAGCTCGACTGGTCGACCGGGCGATGAAATCTGACCCCAACTTCCGACCTCCCGCCGAGTTCCAGCAACAACGACGACAGGGCCGTCCTCAGGAAAAGGTCTACATCCCGGTCAAGGAGTTCCCCGAGATCAACTTCTTTGGTTTGCTTGTCGGACCCCGTGGTAACTCACTCAAAAACATGGAGAGGCTGAGTGGTGCCAAGATCAGTATTCGAGGAAAGGGTAGTgtgaaagaaggaaagggcAGACCTGGAAACTTCCCCcaagacgaggaggacgagttGCATTGTCTCATCACTTCGGAGGATGAGAGCAAGGTCAGGGCGTGTGTTGACTTGATCAACAAGGTCATTGAGACG GCTGCCTCCACTCCTGAAGGCCAGAACGACCACAAGCGAAACCAGCTTCGAGAACTTGCGTCGCTGAATGGTACTCTgcgtgatgatgagaacCAGCTGTGTCAGAATTGTGGCGAGAAAG GCCATCGACGATGGGAGTGTCCCCAGCAGCGTGTCTACAGCGCCAACGTCATTTGTCGGCTGTGTGgcggag CCGGTCACATGGCCCGAGATTGTCGAGGCCGAGGTGACCCCAATTTGTCTCAAAACAAGCAGACCGCTTTCGACTCAGAATACTCCGCGCTCATGGCTGAACTTGGCGAGGGCGGTCCTGGCGGTCCTTCATCCGGTCGACCAGCGGCTGCTATTGGTGGTGCACCCGTTCCCGAGTCTCGAGTCCCCCCATGGCGATTGCCCGAGAACTGGCAGAACA ACCCAGGTTTCCGAGGTCCCCCAGGAGGTGGCGGCGGATTCCAACCTCAAAACGGAttccaacaacaacatcaacagGGCTACAACCAAAACGCTGGGTACGGTTACGGTGGcggcggtggcggtggcggtggtggcTACCAAGGTGGTCCTCCTGGAGGTGCTGCTGACCCTTATGCTGC TTACTACGCCTCAATGGGCCAGCAAGCTCCTCAAACCGCCTAA